In a genomic window of Streptomyces pristinaespiralis:
- a CDS encoding FadR/GntR family transcriptional regulator, giving the protein MRNSMAELARITVEPREPLAAEVSRRLIDYLMSGEVQPGDRIPSERQLTEMLGVNRPTVREAIKSLGFLGLLEIRQSSGTYFRGTDSDVLYRLFELGLVLGERGARDMVQARAELEVVVAGLAAQARDDAGVELLRARLAAMRECPDEEFPEADTAFHAALGELAGNTVLRDTLKGMRAMIQRGWVERTGAVRSREVAYADHVPIYEAVAKGDAEAARAAMARHMEGASRRLMEALEQREA; this is encoded by the coding sequence GTGAGGAATTCGATGGCCGAACTCGCCAGGATCACCGTCGAGCCGCGCGAGCCGCTGGCCGCCGAGGTCTCCCGCCGCCTGATCGACTACCTGATGTCCGGCGAGGTCCAGCCCGGCGACCGCATCCCCTCGGAGCGGCAGCTGACCGAAATGCTCGGGGTGAACCGGCCCACCGTGCGTGAGGCGATCAAGTCGCTGGGGTTTCTCGGCCTGCTGGAGATCCGGCAGTCCAGCGGGACGTACTTCCGCGGCACCGACTCCGACGTGCTCTACCGGCTCTTCGAGCTGGGCCTCGTCCTGGGCGAACGGGGCGCCCGTGACATGGTCCAGGCCCGTGCGGAGCTCGAGGTGGTCGTCGCCGGCCTGGCCGCACAGGCGCGCGACGACGCGGGCGTCGAGCTGCTGCGCGCGCGACTGGCGGCGATGCGCGAGTGCCCTGACGAGGAGTTCCCGGAGGCGGACACCGCCTTCCATGCGGCCCTCGGCGAACTGGCCGGCAACACGGTGCTCCGGGACACCCTCAAGGGCATGCGGGCGATGATCCAGCGAGGCTGGGTCGAGCGCACCGGCGCCGTGCGCTCCCGCGAGGTGGCGTACGCCGATCACGTACCGATCTACGAAGCGGTCGCGAAGGGTGATGCCGAGGCCGCCCGTGCGGCGATGGCCCGGCACATGGAAGGTGCTTCCCGCCGCCTGATGGAAGCACTCGAACAGCGCGAGGCGTAG
- a CDS encoding CitMHS family transporter: MLAVLGFATLGSFMLLVMRKHLSAFTAIMLTPIAAALIAGKGSKLGDMIMNGLETVAPTAALLLFAVLYFGLMMEVKLFEPIVQAIVRASKGDPVRIVVGTAVLALCVALDGDGTTSYMIICSAFLPIYRRLGMNPLILATLAAMALGTISGTTPWGGASTRGISVLHLSATEYFVHMIGPMALTSLAIIAVAYWLGLRERHKIDPGKLAAYKLEIASGEAFEPVKADWRMWFNAALTLVLMALLILEVADLLVLFMVAFVIALLVNIRSIGDQQELIKRQAANAVPVMILVLAAGVFTGIMTDSGMIKAMADAALAVVPDSMGNLIPLFTAVLALPLGFFMSNDAYWFGVVPVLAESAAHYGIDANEIARAGAIGQILHMMGPTSAPLWVLLGLVKAELGDFQKHALRWGVPVSIAYIAFAVLTGAITVT; the protein is encoded by the coding sequence ATGCTCGCCGTCCTCGGCTTCGCCACTCTGGGCAGCTTCATGCTGCTCGTGATGCGGAAACACCTCTCCGCGTTCACCGCAATCATGCTCACGCCAATAGCCGCCGCCCTCATCGCGGGCAAGGGCTCCAAGCTCGGCGACATGATCATGAACGGCCTGGAGACCGTCGCCCCCACCGCGGCCCTGCTGCTGTTCGCCGTCCTCTACTTCGGACTGATGATGGAGGTGAAACTGTTCGAGCCGATCGTCCAGGCCATCGTCCGTGCCTCGAAGGGCGACCCGGTCCGCATCGTCGTCGGCACCGCCGTCCTCGCCCTGTGCGTGGCCCTCGACGGCGACGGCACCACCAGCTACATGATCATCTGTTCGGCGTTCCTGCCCATCTACCGGCGCCTGGGCATGAACCCCCTCATCCTCGCCACCCTCGCCGCCATGGCGCTGGGCACCATCTCCGGCACCACCCCCTGGGGCGGCGCCTCCACCCGCGGTATCAGCGTCCTGCACCTGAGCGCCACCGAGTACTTCGTCCACATGATCGGCCCGATGGCCCTCACCAGCCTGGCCATCATCGCCGTCGCGTACTGGCTCGGCCTGCGCGAACGCCACAAGATCGACCCGGGGAAGCTGGCCGCCTACAAGCTGGAGATCGCCTCCGGCGAAGCCTTCGAGCCGGTCAAGGCGGACTGGCGCATGTGGTTCAACGCCGCCCTCACCCTCGTGCTGATGGCGCTGCTCATCCTCGAGGTCGCCGACCTCCTGGTGCTGTTCATGGTGGCGTTCGTCATCGCTCTGCTCGTCAACATCCGCTCGATCGGCGACCAGCAGGAACTCATCAAGCGCCAAGCGGCCAACGCCGTCCCCGTGATGATCCTCGTCCTGGCCGCCGGCGTCTTCACCGGCATCATGACCGACTCCGGGATGATCAAGGCCATGGCGGACGCCGCCCTCGCCGTCGTGCCCGACTCCATGGGCAACCTCATCCCGCTGTTCACCGCCGTCCTCGCCCTGCCGCTCGGCTTCTTCATGTCCAACGACGCCTACTGGTTCGGCGTCGTCCCCGTCCTCGCCGAATCCGCGGCCCACTACGGCATCGACGCCAACGAGATCGCCCGCGCCGGCGCCATCGGGCAGATCCTCCACATGATGGGCCCCACGAGCGCACCCCTGTGGGTCCTCCTCGGACTGGTCAAGGCCGAACTCGGCGACTTCCAGAAGCACGCCCTGCGCTGGGGCGTCCCCGTCTCCATCGCCTACATAGCCTTCGCCGTCCTCACCGGAGCCATCACCGTCACCTGA
- a CDS encoding VOC family protein encodes MTTSRGDLPAPEQGLVLTHFLTVNDVAVSRRFYADVFGGKVVLEENPAIVKVANSWIIMNPGGGPTPDKPDVTLEVPASSEHVSSFLNVRVADIAAFYEHAVAKGARFLTEPLDRKAELRCYMRDPDGYLIEVGQATGLLKGIFADLPEEA; translated from the coding sequence ATGACGACGTCTCGCGGTGACCTGCCCGCCCCTGAGCAGGGCCTGGTCCTCACCCACTTCCTGACGGTGAACGACGTCGCGGTCTCACGGCGTTTCTACGCCGACGTCTTCGGCGGCAAGGTCGTGCTGGAGGAGAATCCGGCCATCGTGAAGGTGGCCAACAGCTGGATCATCATGAACCCGGGCGGCGGGCCCACCCCCGACAAGCCGGACGTCACTCTGGAAGTGCCGGCGAGCAGCGAGCACGTGTCGAGTTTCCTTAATGTACGGGTGGCCGACATCGCCGCCTTCTACGAACATGCCGTGGCGAAGGGTGCCCGGTTCCTCACGGAGCCCCTCGACCGCAAGGCAGAGCTGCGCTGCTACATGCGCGACCCCGACGGCTATCTCATCGAGGTGGGCCAGGCCACCGGCCTGCTGAAGGGAATCTTCGCCGATCTCCCCGAGGAAGCCTGA
- a CDS encoding FG-GAP repeat domain-containing protein — protein MPRAHFTRRRLLAALATVLTVTGAGALSAPAQAAPLTAEVSAGAAVAGDDVSLIRHTVPPVIDMTGKDYVPLEWELTHDGWATVVLRHQRTGITTTHPLGNGGTPRTFRMYWEAFDPVNGGDAPNGDYTWTITAESVNRVPYDFEASGSFTVVRKPQPHDFNDNGSLDVLQRDHEGVLWRVDTSYYGKSLNLATRRQVGGGWQIYDRIEATGNLGGTAVGDLLARDRSGVLWLYQGDGRGGFATRLKVGTGWQIYDRIKAGSDLTNDGRPDIVASDKAGVLWLYPGTGNAARPYSPRKKIGGGWGVYNELSALGNIAGRAAGDLVARDRNGVLWLYLGKGDGTFAPRTRIGAGWNAYYQIIAVGDVTKDGRPDLIGLGTYTDYLYRTTGDWRTPFAGREEAVLHYIGHGFDHVA, from the coding sequence GTGCCTCGTGCTCACTTCACCCGGCGGCGGCTTCTCGCCGCCCTCGCCACCGTCCTCACGGTCACCGGAGCAGGCGCGCTGAGCGCCCCGGCGCAAGCTGCTCCCCTCACGGCGGAGGTGTCAGCCGGAGCGGCCGTCGCCGGCGACGACGTCTCGCTCATCCGGCACACCGTCCCGCCCGTGATCGACATGACCGGCAAGGACTACGTTCCGCTGGAATGGGAACTCACCCATGACGGTTGGGCGACCGTGGTCCTCCGCCACCAGCGGACCGGGATCACGACCACGCACCCGCTCGGCAACGGGGGAACACCACGCACGTTCAGGATGTACTGGGAAGCCTTCGACCCGGTGAACGGCGGCGATGCCCCGAACGGCGACTACACCTGGACGATCACAGCCGAGTCGGTCAACCGCGTTCCTTACGACTTCGAGGCTTCCGGGTCGTTCACCGTCGTCCGTAAGCCCCAACCGCACGACTTCAACGACAACGGTTCCCTCGATGTGTTGCAGCGGGACCACGAGGGCGTGTTGTGGCGGGTCGACACCAGCTACTACGGCAAGTCGCTGAACCTGGCCACCCGCCGACAGGTGGGCGGGGGCTGGCAGATCTACGACAGGATCGAGGCAACGGGCAACCTCGGCGGGACAGCGGTCGGCGATCTTCTCGCCCGCGACAGGTCCGGCGTGCTGTGGCTCTACCAGGGCGACGGCCGGGGCGGCTTCGCCACCCGCCTCAAGGTCGGCACAGGCTGGCAGATCTACGACAGGATCAAGGCCGGCAGCGACCTGACGAACGACGGCCGCCCCGACATCGTCGCCTCCGACAAGGCCGGCGTCCTGTGGCTGTACCCCGGCACGGGGAACGCCGCCAGGCCCTACTCCCCCCGGAAGAAGATCGGGGGCGGCTGGGGCGTCTACAACGAGCTGAGTGCCCTCGGGAACATCGCCGGCCGCGCGGCGGGCGACCTGGTCGCCCGTGACAGGAACGGCGTTCTCTGGCTGTACCTCGGCAAGGGTGACGGCACGTTCGCCCCCCGCACGAGGATCGGAGCAGGCTGGAACGCGTACTACCAGATCATCGCCGTCGGCGACGTCACCAAGGACGGCCGCCCCGACCTCATCGGTCTCGGCACGTACACGGACTACCTTTACCGGACCACAGGCGACTGGCGAACCCCCTTCGCAGGCCGCGAGGAAGCCGTACTTCACTACATCGGGCACGGCTTCGACCACGTCGCCTGA
- a CDS encoding Rossmann-fold NAD(P)-binding domain-containing protein: protein MSILLTGAAGAGRALDATLRERGHHVLTVGRTSGDLRYDLTTPIGSRPLYEAAGPVDAVVSAAGSVPCKPLSEMTPADWHSASPARARSPPPTSPRHTSAPSKEPGPDASTSSD from the coding sequence GTGAGCATCTTGCTGACCGGCGCCGCCGGAGCGGGCCGGGCCCTCGACGCCACCCTGCGCGAGCGCGGCCACCACGTCCTGACGGTGGGCCGCACCTCCGGTGACCTGAGGTACGACCTGACGACCCCGATCGGATCACGGCCCCTGTACGAGGCCGCCGGCCCGGTGGACGCCGTGGTCAGCGCCGCCGGCTCCGTCCCCTGCAAGCCGCTGTCCGAGATGACGCCAGCCGACTGGCACTCCGCCTCCCCGGCCAGGGCTCGGTCGCCACCGCCGACGTCGCCCAGGCATACGTCCGCTCCGTCGAAGGAGCCCGGACCGGACGCGTCTACGAGCTCTGACTGA
- a CDS encoding SCO2400 family protein, translating into MDYCLPCRRPLNGTVTCPECGAYESDAAPPGDRSGDAPAAGTAVWDVLLSEGSGPSESPDEAWSPASSADAPAARRRPPPQLKKYGVRALAAATFAVLGGLAGASLLPQHSIDPPQALPTPDQASPDEPDADVTASPTASRSPERPATRPGRGGAVRDRSSAGTRSPRATPTPRESPAPQAPAATSSPPPATAGPTPRPPDGRPSQSASSPTATPSASPSVSVSPSPPPSGPTPSTTAVPVPGGQPQGRT; encoded by the coding sequence ATGGACTACTGCCTTCCCTGCCGCCGTCCCCTCAACGGCACCGTGACGTGCCCGGAGTGCGGGGCGTACGAGTCCGACGCGGCACCCCCGGGTGATCGGAGCGGGGATGCTCCGGCAGCCGGTACAGCGGTGTGGGACGTCCTGTTGAGCGAGGGGTCCGGCCCCTCCGAATCCCCCGACGAGGCCTGGTCCCCAGCTTCTTCGGCCGACGCGCCCGCAGCCCGGCGACGTCCTCCGCCGCAGTTGAAGAAGTACGGTGTTCGGGCTCTTGCGGCGGCCACGTTCGCCGTGCTCGGCGGCCTGGCCGGCGCGTCGCTGCTGCCCCAGCACTCCATCGATCCCCCGCAAGCACTGCCCACCCCGGACCAGGCATCTCCGGATGAGCCCGATGCCGACGTCACCGCATCACCGACGGCCTCACGCTCACCGGAACGTCCGGCGACGCGCCCGGGCAGAGGTGGAGCCGTCAGGGACCGGAGCAGTGCCGGAACGCGGAGTCCTCGCGCGACGCCCACTCCCCGGGAGTCACCGGCTCCGCAAGCTCCCGCTGCCACCAGCTCGCCGCCACCTGCGACGGCCGGGCCGACGCCGCGTCCTCCCGACGGCCGTCCCAGCCAGTCGGCGTCCTCCCCGACGGCGACCCCCTCAGCGAGTCCCTCCGTCAGCGTCAGCCCGTCGCCGCCGCCGAGCGGCCCCACTCCCAGCACCACGGCTGTGCCCGTCCCTGGTGGACAGCCGCAAGGGAGGACGTGA
- a CDS encoding phosphotransferase family protein: MDEVQVVVAHSERATLRVGDVFLKVEADRERMDVEVEAMALAPVPTPRILWRKPPVLAIAAVPGRALGRLGEPSTASPAAWAAAGAAVRKLHDAPLPARPGRAGRRIDELTADLDSECELLVANGVLPADLVTRNRQVAEAALRPWTPVFTHGDLQIAHVFVDDDEITGIIDWSEAGRGDALYDLATLTLGHEEHLGDVVAGYGTDVDLDVIRAWWSLRSLLGVRWLIEHGFDPSAPGCEVDVLRSLM; this comes from the coding sequence ATGGATGAGGTCCAGGTCGTGGTCGCCCATTCCGAGCGTGCGACCCTGCGCGTCGGTGACGTCTTCCTGAAGGTGGAAGCCGACCGGGAGCGCATGGACGTCGAGGTCGAGGCGATGGCCCTGGCGCCGGTCCCGACCCCGAGGATCCTGTGGCGCAAGCCGCCTGTGCTCGCGATCGCCGCGGTCCCGGGGAGGGCGCTCGGCCGCCTCGGCGAGCCGTCGACCGCGTCGCCGGCGGCGTGGGCCGCGGCGGGCGCCGCCGTCCGGAAGTTGCACGACGCACCGTTGCCGGCCCGCCCCGGCCGGGCCGGACGGCGCATCGACGAGCTGACGGCGGATCTCGACAGCGAGTGCGAGTTGCTCGTGGCGAACGGCGTCCTGCCCGCCGACCTGGTCACGCGCAACCGACAGGTCGCCGAGGCCGCGCTCCGGCCCTGGACCCCGGTGTTCACCCACGGCGACCTGCAGATCGCTCACGTATTCGTCGACGATGACGAGATCACGGGCATCATCGACTGGTCCGAGGCGGGCCGGGGTGACGCCCTGTACGACCTCGCCACCTTGACGCTCGGACACGAGGAGCACCTCGGCGACGTCGTCGCCGGCTACGGCACCGACGTCGACCTCGACGTGATCCGCGCGTGGTGGTCGTTGCGCAGCCTGCTGGGAGTTCGCTGGCTGATCGAGCACGGCTTCGACCCGTCCGCGCCGGGCTGTGAGGTCGACGTGCTGAGATCCCTGATGTGA
- a CDS encoding helix-turn-helix domain-containing protein, with amino-acid sequence MNDLAQLLHDTMRRRHMTPQAVADKTGIRTPRIRVFAEDGSSGPISPTRSELTELADALGLPRPLVLHAAGLTPVGSPA; translated from the coding sequence ATGAACGATCTGGCGCAACTGTTACACGACACCATGCGCCGTCGACATATGACCCCACAGGCGGTCGCCGACAAGACCGGCATCAGAACCCCGCGCATCCGGGTCTTCGCAGAAGACGGCTCCAGCGGCCCCATCAGCCCCACCAGAAGTGAACTCACCGAACTCGCGGACGCGCTGGGCCTGCCCAGGCCACTCGTTCTGCACGCCGCCGGCCTCACCCCCGTCGGCTCCCCGGCATGA
- a CDS encoding pirin family protein, with amino-acid sequence MSNLDRQATPSVCGGRGFVVAEPVRELLSPRRVPLGESTEVRRLLPNLGRRMVGAWAFVDHYGPDDIADEPGMQVPPHPHMGLQTVSWLHEGEVLHRDSTGALATIRPRELGLMTSGRAISHSEESPRPHARFLHGAQLWVALPGAHRGIEPHFQHHTELPEVTAPGLSATVVLGTLDGAASPGTTYTPLVGADLTLARGAEARLPLEADFEYAVLSMSGEAHVDGVPVLPGSMLYLGCGRSELPLRADSDASLLLLGGEPFEEEIVMFWNWIGRSHEEIAEAREDWMNGNRFGEVKGYDGPPLPAPALPATALKPRGRVR; translated from the coding sequence ATGAGCAATCTCGATCGTCAGGCCACCCCCTCCGTATGCGGCGGGCGTGGCTTCGTCGTCGCCGAGCCCGTCCGGGAGCTCCTCAGCCCCCGCCGCGTCCCGCTCGGAGAGTCCACCGAGGTCCGCAGGCTGCTGCCCAACCTCGGGCGGCGGATGGTGGGCGCCTGGGCCTTCGTCGACCACTACGGCCCCGACGACATCGCCGACGAGCCGGGCATGCAGGTGCCGCCGCATCCGCACATGGGCCTGCAGACCGTCAGCTGGCTGCACGAGGGCGAGGTCCTGCACCGCGACAGCACGGGGGCTCTGGCCACGATCCGTCCCCGGGAGCTCGGTCTGATGACCTCCGGACGGGCGATCAGCCACTCGGAGGAGAGCCCCCGCCCGCACGCCCGCTTCCTGCACGGCGCCCAGCTGTGGGTGGCGCTCCCCGGTGCACACCGCGGCATCGAGCCGCACTTCCAGCACCACACGGAACTGCCGGAGGTCACCGCCCCCGGCCTGAGCGCGACGGTCGTCCTCGGCACCCTCGACGGAGCGGCCTCACCGGGCACGACGTACACGCCCCTCGTGGGGGCGGACCTCACCCTCGCCCGGGGCGCAGAGGCCCGCCTGCCGCTCGAGGCGGACTTCGAGTACGCGGTGCTCTCCATGTCCGGCGAGGCCCATGTCGACGGCGTTCCGGTCCTGCCCGGCTCGATGCTCTACCTCGGCTGCGGCCGCTCCGAACTGCCCCTGCGCGCCGACTCGGACGCGAGTCTGCTGCTGCTCGGCGGCGAGCCGTTCGAGGAGGAGATCGTGATGTTCTGGAACTGGATCGGCCGGTCCCACGAGGAGATCGCCGAGGCCCGCGAGGACTGGATGAACGGAAACCGCTTCGGCGAGGTCAAGGGCTACGACGGCCCTCCGCTCCCGGCGCCCGCGCTGCCGGCGACAGCGCTGAAACCACGCGGAAGGGTGCGCTGA
- a CDS encoding AEC family transporter, with the protein MTVLSGFLPIWAITAVGWAAGRFDVLGKQAQSVLGRFAFAFAMPALLFVTLSRAEVSDLVSPGVAVFAASVLVMLALGLVIGRWVFRRGPADRAIGAMAGAYVNSANLGIPVAVHVLGDASFVVAAAMFQTLFVTPLVLTLIDLDAGRGAAGRSRFLWLPLRNPIIAASAAGVTVSVLGLHLPEAVTAPAQMLGGAAVPAALFALGMSLDTRAARPGAAAVEDAAPAGRAERHVLVTLKTVVQPLVAYALARWVFGIKGDDLLAVVLCAGLPTAQNAFIFAAQYRLDTRLVRDAVVLTTFISMGSLSLITWLLA; encoded by the coding sequence GTGACCGTGCTCTCCGGCTTTCTGCCCATCTGGGCGATCACCGCCGTCGGTTGGGCGGCCGGGCGGTTCGACGTACTCGGAAAGCAGGCCCAGTCGGTGCTGGGCCGGTTCGCCTTCGCGTTCGCCATGCCGGCGCTGCTGTTCGTGACACTGTCCCGGGCCGAGGTGTCCGACCTCGTGAGCCCCGGCGTGGCGGTATTCGCCGCCAGTGTCCTCGTCATGCTCGCCCTCGGCCTGGTGATCGGCCGCTGGGTGTTCCGCCGCGGACCGGCAGACCGGGCGATCGGCGCCATGGCGGGTGCCTACGTGAACTCCGCCAACCTCGGCATCCCCGTGGCCGTACATGTGCTCGGCGACGCCTCGTTCGTGGTCGCGGCCGCCATGTTCCAGACACTGTTCGTCACCCCTCTCGTCCTGACCCTGATAGACCTCGACGCGGGCCGCGGCGCCGCAGGCCGGAGCCGCTTCCTTTGGCTGCCGCTGCGCAACCCGATCATCGCCGCGTCGGCGGCCGGGGTGACGGTGTCCGTCCTCGGCCTGCACCTGCCGGAGGCCGTCACCGCGCCCGCCCAGATGCTCGGTGGCGCGGCGGTCCCGGCGGCGCTGTTCGCCCTGGGCATGTCCCTCGACACCCGCGCCGCGCGGCCCGGCGCCGCGGCCGTCGAGGACGCCGCGCCCGCCGGGCGTGCGGAGCGACACGTCCTCGTCACCCTCAAAACGGTTGTCCAACCGCTGGTCGCCTACGCGCTGGCCCGGTGGGTGTTCGGGATCAAGGGCGACGACCTGCTCGCGGTGGTGCTCTGCGCGGGTCTGCCGACCGCCCAGAACGCGTTCATCTTCGCGGCGCAGTACCGCCTCGACACCCGACTCGTCAGGGACGCCGTCGTGCTGACCACCTTCATCTCCATGGGATCCCTCTCGCTGATCACGTGGCTCCTCGCGTGA
- a CDS encoding glycoside hydrolase family 64 protein encodes MFVSRKLLALAFTALLCAAGVTATGPTATAEAAVPATIPLKFTNNSGRSEPVYIYNLGTELSTGRQGWADASGTFHPWPAGGNPPTPAPDASIAGPASGRSVTIRMPKFSGRIYFSYGQKLVFKLTTGGLVQPAVQNPSDPNRNILFNWSEYTLNDSGLWINSTQVDMFSAPYAVGVQAADGTVKNTGHLKPGGYNGFYNALRGQPGGWANLIQTRADGTVLRALAPGHGIEAGALPANIMDDYINRVWNKYTTSTLTVTPFASQPGIKYYGRVSGGVMNFTNGSGTVVTSFQKPDSDSVFGCYKRLDAPNDQVRGPISRTLCAGFNRSTLLTNPNQPDTGSANFYQDVVTNHYARKIHAQMADGKAYAFAFDDVGAHESLVHDGNPQTAYVTLDPFN; translated from the coding sequence GTGTTTGTCTCACGGAAGTTACTGGCGTTGGCGTTCACCGCGCTGCTGTGCGCCGCCGGCGTCACCGCCACCGGGCCCACCGCGACGGCGGAAGCCGCCGTGCCCGCGACCATCCCGCTCAAGTTCACCAACAACTCGGGCCGCAGCGAGCCGGTCTACATCTACAACCTCGGCACGGAGCTCAGCACCGGCCGGCAGGGCTGGGCCGACGCGAGCGGCACGTTCCATCCCTGGCCGGCCGGCGGCAACCCACCGACCCCGGCCCCCGACGCGTCGATCGCCGGCCCCGCGTCCGGCCGCTCCGTCACGATCCGGATGCCCAAGTTCTCCGGGCGGATCTACTTCTCGTACGGGCAGAAGCTCGTCTTCAAGCTCACCACCGGCGGCCTGGTGCAGCCCGCGGTGCAGAACCCGAGCGACCCGAACCGCAACATCCTCTTCAACTGGTCGGAGTACACGCTCAACGACTCCGGTCTGTGGATCAACAGCACACAGGTGGACATGTTCTCCGCCCCCTACGCGGTCGGCGTCCAGGCCGCCGACGGCACGGTCAAGAACACCGGTCACCTCAAGCCCGGCGGCTACAACGGCTTCTACAACGCCCTGCGCGGTCAGCCCGGCGGCTGGGCCAACCTCATCCAGACCCGGGCGGACGGCACCGTCCTGCGCGCCCTCGCCCCCGGCCACGGCATCGAGGCCGGCGCGCTGCCGGCGAACATCATGGACGACTACATCAACCGCGTGTGGAACAAGTACACGACCTCGACCCTCACGGTCACGCCCTTCGCCAGTCAGCCGGGCATCAAGTACTACGGCCGGGTCTCCGGCGGGGTCATGAACTTCACCAACGGCTCCGGGACCGTCGTCACCTCGTTCCAAAAGCCGGACTCCGACAGCGTCTTCGGGTGCTACAAGCGCCTCGACGCCCCCAACGACCAAGTGCGCGGCCCGATCTCACGCACCCTGTGCGCGGGCTTCAACCGCTCGACGCTGCTGACCAACCCCAACCAGCCGGACACCGGCTCCGCGAACTTCTACCAGGACGTCGTCACCAACCACTACGCCCGCAAGATCCACGCCCAGATGGCCGACGGCAAGGCGTACGCCTTCGCCTTCGACGACGTGGGCGCCCACGAGTCACTGGTGCACGACGGCAACCCGCAGACGGCGTACGTCACGCTGGACCCGTTCAACTGA
- a CDS encoding dihydrolipoyl dehydrogenase family protein, with translation MTQAVEYDVVVLGAGPVGENVADRTRAAGLSTAVVESELIGGDCSYWACMPSKALLRPVIARADARRLPGVSAAVQGPLDSKAVLARRDEQAAHWNDEGQLAWLDSIGARVYRGKGALHGPRKVVAYGPEGEHYSLTARHAVVVSTGSRAVLPDIPGLAGARAWTSREATSAREAPGRLAVVGGGVVGVEMATAWQALGSQVTMLVRGGGLLPRMEPFVGEHVADGLREAGVTVRTDTDVTAVERPGGTGPVTLVLGDGERIEADELLIATGRAPRTDDIGLETVGLEPGSWLTVDDSCRVQGTEWLYAVGDVNRRALLTHQGKYQARVAGAAIAARAQQVPLLETDRWGAHAATADHAAVPQVVFTDPEAAAVGLSLAEAEGAGHRVRAVDYDLASVAGAGLYAENYRGHARMVVDLDREVLLGVTFVGAGVGELLHSATIAVAGEVPIDRLWHAVPSFPTISEIWLRLLETYRAG, from the coding sequence ATGACCCAAGCTGTGGAGTACGACGTCGTAGTGCTGGGCGCGGGCCCCGTCGGGGAGAACGTGGCGGATCGGACCAGAGCGGCGGGCCTGAGCACCGCGGTGGTGGAGAGCGAACTCATCGGCGGTGACTGCTCCTACTGGGCGTGCATGCCGTCCAAGGCGCTGCTGCGCCCGGTGATCGCGCGGGCGGACGCCCGCAGGCTGCCCGGTGTGAGCGCCGCCGTGCAGGGCCCGCTGGACAGCAAGGCCGTACTGGCCCGCCGCGACGAACAGGCAGCCCACTGGAACGACGAAGGCCAGCTGGCCTGGCTGGATTCCATCGGCGCCCGTGTCTACCGGGGCAAGGGGGCCCTGCACGGGCCCAGGAAGGTGGTGGCGTACGGGCCGGAGGGCGAACACTACTCACTGACCGCCCGGCACGCCGTCGTCGTGAGCACCGGCAGCCGCGCCGTACTGCCCGACATCCCCGGCCTGGCCGGGGCCAGGGCGTGGACGAGCCGCGAGGCCACCAGCGCCCGCGAGGCGCCGGGCCGGCTCGCGGTCGTCGGCGGGGGAGTGGTCGGGGTGGAGATGGCCACCGCCTGGCAGGCACTCGGCTCGCAGGTGACCATGCTCGTCCGCGGCGGCGGCCTGCTGCCCCGGATGGAACCGTTCGTCGGTGAGCACGTGGCCGACGGCCTCAGGGAGGCCGGAGTCACCGTCCGTACGGACACCGACGTCACCGCCGTGGAACGCCCCGGCGGCACCGGCCCCGTCACCCTGGTACTCGGCGACGGCGAGCGCATCGAGGCCGACGAACTGCTCATCGCGACGGGCCGCGCCCCGCGCACCGACGACATCGGACTGGAGACCGTGGGCCTGGAACCGGGCTCGTGGCTGACGGTCGACGACAGCTGCCGCGTGCAGGGCACGGAGTGGCTGTACGCCGTCGGTGACGTCAACCGCCGCGCCCTGCTGACCCATCAGGGCAAGTACCAGGCCCGTGTCGCGGGGGCCGCCATCGCCGCCAGGGCGCAGCAGGTTCCCCTGCTGGAGACCGACCGGTGGGGCGCCCACGCCGCGACGGCCGACCACGCGGCAGTGCCCCAGGTGGTGTTCACCGATCCCGAGGCGGCGGCCGTGGGACTCTCCCTCGCCGAGGCCGAGGGGGCCGGACACCGGGTACGCGCCGTCGACTACGACCTCGCCTCCGTCGCGGGCGCAGGGCTGTACGCGGAGAACTACCGCGGTCACGCCCGCATGGTGGTCGACCTGGACCGCGAGGTCCTGCTCGGCGTCACGTTCGTCGGCGCGGGCGTCGGCGAGCTGCTGCACTCGGCCACGATCGCGGTGGCCGGAGAAGTGCCGATCGACCGGCTGTGGCACGCTGTTCCGTCCTTCCCGACCATCAGCGAGATCTGGCTGCGGCTGCTGGAGACGTACCGGGCGGGCTGA